Within Nematostella vectensis chromosome 1, jaNemVect1.1, whole genome shotgun sequence, the genomic segment CTTGTTGGTAAAGACTTTTGTATTGTACAGGTTTCGGTTGGTGTCTTGACAAGAAATACCCAAGTAGTGTTTGAAAGAGCTGAGGTTAGTGTCACTCCCATTTTAACAATCAAACCCTTTTTAATGCTTAATAGAAATTGTCTTATGTTGCAGGGTTCGACCCTTACCTTGACTGGTGGTTCTAAGGGGTACGTCATACCTGATTTGTATTTAGTATGGAATGTATTATAATACAGTAGTCAAACTATCCAAGTcaaaattatttgattacatgTATGTTTTACACCTCTGTAAAAACGGAGTAGTTTCACTGATGTAAAACCTTTTGGCCTAGCCCTTTCAAGCAGTCATTAGCCTTCCAACAATGAAGGGCTAATGCTTGAAAACTAAGCTAAGCTACTTCAAcctgttgattttttttcctgattCCACACCTACACATTTCACGCCTATTTTCCTGATTGCATGCCCACGCAGACCACCTACTTATTCTGTCACTTGCCTatagtttttctagttatactaTTTGAATATTTATCTTTTGGTGTTATTACAGCAAAGCCATTCATCAGTCCATCATCAGCCGCGACTGGGACTTCACTAAGCTGGGAATAGGAGGCCTGGATAAGGTAGCAGCGGGATAGCGAGAGGGCTCAAAAGGCCTTTTCAATGCATTGTCtcctgtgttttagataatgtctcatacatttaccatatttttggctgctaggagggggaagggggctaggacacccccctggctacgcccctgggtAGATACATACCTCTTATTGGCCCAATAAGTGGAAAATACAGGAACATGTGGATGCAGGTGTCATATGTTTCTATCCAATGAGGACAATAAGTTATTCAATACACAGCGTCTTGAGAGCGTTTTTCAAAGTGTTGTCGCAAAGTGTTGGATTGTTTCTGAGTAGGACATACAGCCTGTCTATCAGCTAATGAGAGCACGTTTAGCATACTGTAGCTGCATAATAAAGAACGTTATTACACTTTTAAGCACATTAAAACCTACTTATTGATGTCCAGGAATTCTCTAATATTGTGAGGAGAGCCTTTGCAACAAGACTTTTCCCTGCTGATGTGGTAGACAAAATGGGTAAGTTTGATTGGTATTGGGCTTCATCATGAATTAAACATGCCATAGTATAAACTCCTTTAACTGTGCATTGCAGGGTTGAAGCATGTGAAAGGTATTCTACTGTTCGGACCACCAGGTGAGTCGGCTAACATTACAGCATGTTTTAGACAGCACAATTTAGGTTTATGTGACCTGTCCATGTATGTCTTAGCTGTGAATTTCACCCAGAACTTTCATCATCAAgcgacaggagcaaaaaatggcaaaattaaaattgtaaggttgtgttactgtagcttacattttgtttatattttgcctaAAGGTTCCTTGCATAgtataaacaaaataagcttgagtattttttggtagatgagATTTGGTAGATCCGTTCCTGAGATATGATTCAGCAAAGTTGTTGTTTATCTAAGACATCAGCAAagatttattcaaaattataatACAAAGATTAGCAGCATATTGTCTAAAACTTTCTAAATCTTGTATAAGTATTAGAGGGTACCTGATGGCTGAAATGACCCACTATCTTTTTTGTTTACAGGAACTGGAAAAACTTTGATGGCCCGGCAGATTGGAACCATGTTAAACACCAGAGAACCAAAGATTATTAGTGGTCCAGGTAATAATAGTCTTCATTCATGATAACGACTAGCTCTTGTAGTGCTAATTGGGATGAAACGCTGAAGCAGGAAAGGTAAGATATCCGGAGGGGCTCCAGAAATTTTTAACTACCAAAGGGGAGGctctaaaaataaagaaccCTGTTACAGGGGGCCTACTTAAAGCATTGGGGTTTTTAAGGGTGGGGCCCCCAAAAAGTGGTGAAAATGAGTAGAATTGTCATAAGTTTTAAATGTTTGGAGTACAGCCTCAGACAAGCACTCCAATCCTATAAGGTTGTACCCATTGACTTTTTGCTCTACTTTATTTCTACAGAGGTTCTTAACAAATTTGTTGGAGAATCAGAGGCCAATATCCGGTTAGTAGTAACTGAAATTAACTGTTGCTATTGTTGCTGTTACTCACTTAATTAACAGTTAATATGATGCTGATAAAAACTGTTTACAAAACAATCAGCTTTACTGCAAGTGatatgtttattattaaatCTTGGTGAGTGatgaaaacacaaagaaaatacTGTTAAAGTGTTCCCATCCCATTACTACAAACCCTATTAATTATAGAAATTTTTTCTCAATGGGCACCTCATCATTACTAAAGAATTGTGATTCCTGATTAGTccaaaatacaagaaaatcCTGAATCATTTTTTCTCATATAACACATTTTCTATGTAACAGACACCCAAAACATATCTGTAATAGCTAGACTTATTTTGTTATTGACTGGTATTTGCAGTTTTAGTATACTTTACCTATATTTGCATTCATTATCAGAAAGCTGTTTGCAGAGGCAGAGGAGGAGCAGAAACGAGTAAGGACATTATGGTACTTATCAATCGTCAGATTTTGTTCTAATCAGAGTGTGATCATGCCTTCCATCTTGTAGTTTGGAGACAACAGTGCCCTCCACCTGATCATCTTTGATGAGTTTGATGCTGTGTGCAAGTCCCGTTACAGCTATAATGTAAGTCATCTCACTGAAAACACCTAAGTTATGTTTTGTCTCTTGTTTGACacttgtttgtgttgtttagACTGGAGGAACTGGAGTACAAGACTCTGTAGTCAACCAGCTTCTGGCCAAGGTAAATCCTAGATGGCGCAGTTAGTATGAACAATTAAAGACCATTCCATTGGTGGGTGTATGGGAGGATGCTCTAGCGGTGGGCTGATTGGGCCACGCCCTTCCTATTTTAAGATAATTATGCATTAACATAGGAGGAAGTAGAAAGAAATATATGAACGAACAATGAATCTGCCCCTGTTAAAAGTTTGAAAAAATGGAACCTCAAAAGTgatgtgcattttttttttacagattgATGGTGTGGAGCAGTTGAATAATGTTCTGCTGATTGGTAAGACTGTAATAGGAATTGCACTGACGTTCGAGGCTTAAAACCTACCATGTACCACCTTGTACAACCTTGTACTGATTTATTTTCCTGAAACCTATAATTGTACTTACATATATCCCAACTTCACCTCACATAACGTTATTACCTGTGTTTTGTCTGCAGGTATCTGTACTAGGTAGTTGTACTGATAGATATCACAACATCATCTTACATATAACATCATTACTTGTGTTTTATCTGCAGGTATGACCAACAGACGGGATCTTATTGATGATGCATTACTAAGACCTGGGCGTCTGGAGGTGCAGGTGGAAATAGGTGTGTTGGAAACGtttgtgatattttttatACAATTTGTACTCAGAACTTTTTATATTATGAAGGTTGCTATTTTAGTCTAGCATCAAAACGTGGTATGTCCTTTTTTTGATGACCTCAACTTTTAATAGGTTGTGTAcagctatatatatattggtATGCCCATGTTAGGATAAGATATAGTATTTCAGGTTACATTTACTTATCACAGCCCACACCGACAGCATTTAAAACATGTGGTGTACAGGTAAACTACTTTGTATTTTGAAGCCCATAGGATGGAATTGGGTTACAGGGGGGGAGGTCCATTTTTAACGCCATCCATTAAATGTCCAATCATGTGCTGTAGTCAATAAGTATTTTACTTTGCTACAAAGGATATTCCCAATgcttttataatactcatctgAAAACATCAACAAAACATGCAGCACGTGCATATGCACTATCCAATTTTACTGGCCTGATTTTATATCCCCTTATCCGTGCTGCAGGACTACCAGATGAGGAGGGCAGAGTTCAAATCCTCAAGATTCACACGGCCAAGATGCGTGAGAACAAGGTGCTTGCAGATGATGTTGACCTGGCTGAGCTGGCCACACAAACCAAGAACTTCACTGgtgctgagatagagggtctAGTCAGAGCGGCACAGTCAACAGCAATGAACCGCTTTATCAAGGTAGGGTGAGCATGAATTGTTttatcagggggggggggggcatgaaTTGCTTTATTAAGGTAAGAGGGCAACCaggaattgtttttttctttttatcagGGCTTTTAGCTTTTTGAGATTTGATGGGGCTTATTAGGAAAGGTGGGAGGGGGAAAAATGGATTGCTTCAGCTTTTTGAGGGGCTTATTAGGAAGGACGAGAacgatttttattttacagtttttattttaagtaAACGTTTAATTTCCAGCTTACAAATAACTTCGAAATCGACCCAGATGCTGCTCAGAAAATCCTTGTCCACCGAGAAGACTTTGTTCAGGCCTTGGAGTGTGACATCAAACCGGTACATTTACAAACGACTCGCTTTCTATCTCTTGTTTTCTCCTAACATGCTCATGTCTATTTTTAGGCATTTGGGCCGAGCGATGACAATCTGGATCTCTATGTCGCCAATGGTAAATTATAATCCCTTTGTATGTCTTCATTAGAATGGATTTTAAGGCTACCTATTTACCCGGCATATAAATGTGCTCTACCCTGAACTTTCGAGTAGAACATATCTGTCCACCTTGGCATTCCAGCCATCTGTATTtgtggtataactagaaagacaacagacaagctgtagaaaaactagatcgTCTGCGTGATCTGTAGACAATCGCAGTAGGCTTAGTACATACTTTTTCGACtatgtgttgatttatagcttCTCTGTATTTTGATCGTAGTTATTTAGCAGTCACCCTTAGAGCATTGCGAGAGCCTGCATGCCTGACCATGATCCCTTGCATTCTAGGAATCTTCCGCTGGGGTAATCACGTACAGCGCATACTCGACGATGGAAGACTGCTGCTCCagcagacgcgcgtgcagGACATCACGTCACCTATCACAGTTCTCCTTGAGGGTGAGTCACCTTGACCTTGATAGAAACTGGGAAAAACAGAAGCACTTGTGTGTAATGTGGTATTTAATCCATGACCTTGTGTTCTTGTCACATGTGGTTTGTAACATACTTTGAATATATATACAGTTATTTCAGAAAACTTTATCAGTGCAAACAGCAAATGGAGATTTTCAAATGGTAGTTCTAGGACCGAAAGTTATCATATCTCATTATACAACAATCATACAATAATCCATTTAAGGCCTTCAGTGTCTGGCTTTGCAGGAGATTATTTATAACTGTTATGTTTG encodes:
- the LOC5507652 gene encoding vesicle-fusing ATPase; amino-acid sequence: MVQLKVAKCPSDKLSLSNCLIVNENDLNAEKVKHVEVRTGGPKGFIFTTMVSDDIPQGSAGFSLIQRKWTSVSLNSYIDVIPYRFDESAYLSSITIEADFLQKSRPTQDAYDTDKMAAYFTDIFFDHAFSLGQQVPFGFHDKKLLLLVIKSMEVIDVGLLRAASESSSTNVSVGVLTRNTQVVFERAEGSTLTLTGGSKGKAIHQSIISRDWDFTKLGIGGLDKEFSNIVRRAFATRLFPADVVDKMGLKHVKGILLFGPPGTGKTLMARQIGTMLNTREPKIISGPEVLNKFVGESEANIRKLFAEAEEEQKRFGDNSALHLIIFDEFDAVCKSRYSYNTGGTGVQDSVVNQLLAKIDGVEQLNNVLLIGMTNRRDLIDDALLRPGRLEVQVEIGLPDEEGRVQILKIHTAKMRENKVLADDVDLAELATQTKNFTGAEIEGLVRAAQSTAMNRFIKLTNNFEIDPDAAQKILVHREDFVQALECDIKPAFGPSDDNLDLYVANGIFRWGNHVQRILDDGRLLLQQTRVQDITSPITVLLEGPVGAGKTALAIQMALNSDFPFIKLCTPENMIGFVDSAKCQSIKKIFDDADKSDLSCIIVDDIERLLDYVAIGPRFSNTVLQALLVLLKKKLRKGRKLIIIGTTSCRDILEPMGMIEAFNTVIHVPNLSTKDHLMNALKEAQLFDSEELNEIEREVGQRRLWVGIKKAIMLAQMAVQTSKQDRVNKFLNLLEDEHCLRNSLD